A window of the Candidatus Eisenbacteria bacterium genome harbors these coding sequences:
- the ybgF gene encoding tol-pal system protein YbgF, producing MVIGRVLRIGSLLALMLLASGCYVTKMFRQPVTIHETATEIETLRAEVDQLGQKSDALQQVLERQDADQRALRASLQIQIDEMLEQLRSLTIQNQEMMNLLSMRGGGSSAGAASGFGASEPAEAYGSTPSKPSTESPNSITPGSTPESDKVPAEARQLYNTAYRDLTQGNYQLALMEMRDYLDRYPQTDLSDNAQYWIGEIYYAQSQYAQAIEEFLNVVNNFPDADKVPAAYLKTAYSFRGMGDIPTTRRYLRFLMDRYPDSNEAGLARQAMTDLQ from the coding sequence GTGGTGATCGGTCGCGTTCTTCGCATTGGTTCCCTTCTGGCCCTCATGCTCCTGGCATCCGGGTGTTATGTCACGAAGATGTTCCGCCAGCCGGTGACCATCCATGAAACGGCGACCGAAATCGAAACCCTACGGGCCGAGGTAGATCAGCTCGGTCAAAAATCCGATGCGCTCCAACAGGTTCTGGAACGGCAGGATGCCGATCAGAGAGCCCTGCGGGCCTCTCTCCAGATTCAGATTGATGAGATGCTGGAGCAGCTGCGCTCCCTCACGATCCAAAATCAGGAAATGATGAATCTCCTCTCCATGCGGGGAGGAGGTTCATCAGCCGGAGCCGCCTCGGGTTTCGGTGCTTCAGAACCGGCGGAGGCCTATGGATCAACTCCATCCAAGCCGAGCACGGAAAGTCCAAACTCGATCACACCCGGTTCGACGCCCGAATCGGACAAAGTCCCTGCCGAGGCGCGACAGTTATACAATACAGCTTACCGTGATTTGACGCAGGGCAACTACCAGCTGGCCCTCATGGAAATGAGGGATTATCTCGATCGATATCCCCAAACCGATCTCTCGGACAACGCCCAATACTGGATCGGTGAGATCTACTACGCCCAGAGCCAGTATGCCCAGGCGATCGAGGAATTTCTGAATGTTGTGAATAATTTCCCGGATGCCGACAAGGTTCCCGCGGCCTATCTCAAGACGGCCTATAGTTTCCGAGGGATGGGAGATATCCCCACGACGCGGCGCTATCTAAGATTTCTGATGGACCGTTATCCCGATTCCAATGAGGCCGGCCTGGCCCGGCAGGCGATGACCGACTTGCAGTAA
- a CDS encoding site-2 protease family protein, whose protein sequence is MESIGLGVAWYVILILSLTFHEAAHALAAKQGGDLTAYHGGQVTLDPIPHIRRAPIGTILIPIISYAAAGWMIGWASTPYDPYWAQRYPRRAALMSLAGPAANLFLVLIAALAIRMGVGGGLFEAPDRIIFTQVTTAVSTGGWQGAATLLSILFSLNLILFVFNLIPVPPLDGSGVPPLFLSDESASKYLHITRQPGLSFLGFLIAWQLFNPVFRPIHLFAINLLYPGAHYG, encoded by the coding sequence ATGGAATCGATCGGTCTTGGCGTCGCATGGTACGTTATTTTGATCCTCTCCCTCACCTTTCATGAGGCGGCTCATGCCCTTGCCGCCAAACAGGGCGGCGATCTCACCGCATATCACGGCGGCCAGGTCACACTGGATCCGATCCCACACATCCGTCGCGCTCCCATCGGAACGATTCTGATTCCCATCATCTCCTATGCCGCCGCCGGGTGGATGATCGGATGGGCCAGCACACCCTATGATCCATACTGGGCGCAGAGATACCCGCGCCGCGCGGCCCTTATGTCCTTGGCGGGACCCGCGGCGAACCTCTTTCTGGTTCTCATCGCGGCGCTGGCCATCCGCATGGGCGTCGGCGGCGGTCTTTTTGAAGCACCCGACCGGATCATCTTCACACAAGTTACGACCGCGGTATCGACGGGAGGATGGCAGGGCGCCGCAACACTCTTGAGCATCCTCTTTTCGTTAAACCTTATCCTTTTCGTTTTCAATCTCATCCCTGTCCCACCCCTCGATGGAAGCGGCGTCCCCCCGCTCTTCCTCAGCGACGAGTCGGCGTCAAAGTATTTGCACATTACAAGACAGCCTGGATTATCTTTTTTGGGATTTCTAATCGCCTGGCAGCTCTTCAATCCGGTTTTCCGCCCCATACATCTCTTCGCGATAAACCTGCTCTATCCGGGCGCGCATTACGGGTGA
- a CDS encoding NADH-quinone oxidoreductase subunit A: MTSYGGLIFVLGLALLLPILFMVASSFLGPRRSTSEKMVPYESGILPQGLVSSRIPVKYYLVAVLFLVFDVEVVFLFPWGVLFKKLGVPGLWEMILFLAVLVVGLIYVWRKGALEWE; encoded by the coding sequence ATGACATCCTATGGCGGCCTGATCTTCGTTCTTGGTCTTGCACTCCTTCTACCTATTCTTTTCATGGTTGCCTCGTCTTTTCTCGGTCCAAGGCGATCCACCTCGGAAAAAATGGTTCCTTACGAATCAGGAATCCTGCCACAGGGATTGGTGAGCAGCCGAATCCCCGTTAAATATTATCTCGTGGCCGTGCTTTTTCTCGTTTTCGACGTCGAGGTTGTTTTCCTCTTCCCCTGGGGGGTGCTTTTCAAAAAACTCGGCGTTCCTGGACTTTGGGAGATGATTCTATTCCTGGCCGTTCTCGTTGTGGGATTGATCTATGTCTGGAGAAAGGGAGCATTGGAATGGGAATGA
- a CDS encoding NADH-quinone oxidoreductase subunit B: MRFLHPTPGLSGIPQEDAEARSREILQRARIYGEDRTLTDQMMLTRLDSVVNWGRKNSLWPFIFGTACCAIEFMAVAASHFDISRFGAELIRWSPRQADMMIVGGTVSYKQAPILRRIYQQMADPKWVIAMGACAASGGFYDDYCTVQGVDKIIPVDLYIAGCPPRPEAILGAIRELQIRLERQPVRV; encoded by the coding sequence ATGAGGTTCCTTCATCCCACCCCCGGCCTATCGGGAATCCCTCAAGAGGATGCAGAGGCGAGGTCGCGAGAGATCCTTCAGCGGGCCCGGATCTATGGCGAGGACCGGACCCTCACCGACCAAATGATGCTGACGCGGCTTGACAGTGTCGTGAATTGGGGCCGGAAAAATTCACTCTGGCCCTTCATTTTTGGAACGGCCTGCTGCGCCATCGAATTCATGGCCGTCGCTGCTTCACATTTTGATATCTCCCGCTTCGGAGCCGAGCTGATCCGGTGGTCTCCCCGCCAGGCCGACATGATGATTGTGGGGGGGACGGTTTCCTATAAGCAGGCTCCGATCCTCAGGCGGATTTATCAGCAGATGGCCGATCCGAAGTGGGTTATCGCCATGGGCGCCTGCGCCGCTTCGGGCGGATTTTATGACGATTACTGCACGGTCCAGGGGGTGGATAAGATCATTCCAGTGGATCTTTATATCGCCGGCTGCCCGCCGCGTCCCGAGGCGATACTGGGGGCGATTCGCGAGCTGCAGATCCGCCTGGAGCGCCAGCCGGTTCGCGTTTGA